The proteins below come from a single Chitinophaga pinensis DSM 2588 genomic window:
- a CDS encoding NAD(P)H-dependent oxidoreductase, with protein MKTLVVVIHPDIKSSAVNKRWVAALHEHPEKYVVHQLYAVYPDERLDVQAEQQLVEQYDKIVFQFPYYWFNCPPLFKKWLDEVLTYGWAYGSKSGYKMSGKKIALAISAGVDEHEYRQSERYKYTLEELTRPFELSFEYVKADYRPLFAYYGMEFNTSEEWIERSVPLYLEFLDAL; from the coding sequence ATGAAAACATTGGTAGTCGTTATACATCCTGACATTAAAAGTTCGGCTGTTAACAAAAGATGGGTAGCAGCGCTTCACGAGCATCCTGAAAAATATGTCGTTCACCAGCTGTATGCCGTGTATCCTGACGAAAGACTTGATGTGCAGGCTGAACAGCAGCTGGTTGAGCAATATGATAAAATTGTATTTCAGTTTCCCTACTACTGGTTTAATTGTCCACCGTTATTCAAGAAATGGTTAGATGAAGTACTGACGTATGGCTGGGCATATGGAAGTAAAAGTGGTTATAAAATGTCGGGGAAGAAAATCGCACTGGCGATATCAGCAGGTGTTGACGAGCACGAATACAGGCAATCGGAACGATATAAATATACGCTGGAGGAATTAACACGTCCTTTTGAGCTGAGTTTTGAATATGTAAAGGCGGATTACCGGCCTCTATTTGCGTATTACGGAATGGAGTTCAACACGTCGGAAGAATGGATCGAGCGAAGTGTGCCGTTGTACCTCGAATTCCTGGATGCGTTGTAA
- a CDS encoding winged helix-turn-helix transcriptional regulator yields MSKIKETSTNFANKQALADECSEVYAANIIGGQWALVICSWLINGKLRFGELRKLLPNITERMLTLQLRKLEDSKIVTRTVYAGVPPRVEYELTPIGYELKPIIKQLEKWGDKHKNLK; encoded by the coding sequence ATGTCGAAGATAAAAGAAACATCCACCAACTTTGCCAATAAACAGGCACTGGCGGATGAGTGTTCAGAAGTCTATGCCGCAAATATTATAGGCGGGCAATGGGCTTTGGTGATTTGTTCCTGGTTAATAAACGGGAAACTCAGATTTGGCGAACTGAGAAAATTATTACCAAATATTACAGAACGAATGCTGACATTACAACTCCGGAAACTGGAGGATAGTAAGATTGTCACACGAACTGTCTACGCAGGTGTACCGCCCCGTGTAGAATATGAATTGACGCCTATTGGCTACGAACTGAAACCCATTATTAAGCAACTTGAAAAATGGGGAGACAAACACAAGAACCTGAAATAA
- a CDS encoding PQQ-binding-like beta-propeller repeat protein — MKCLKSSDYQICWLLVLLSILHASCKQGNKDAYEGWTVYGGTKDARHYSSLAAIDTSNVGQLRVAWTYRTGDADTALHTQLQCNPIVIDDMLYGTTPKMKLFALHAATGQQAWVFDPATNIRPATNAGANLAALFSNTGRGLTYWTDGKDDKRVFYTAGPYLICLNAADGSPVPAFGNKGWVDLHDGLGFDVKDRFITSNTPGIIYKDLLIVGSRVAEDATAAPGHIRAYDVHTGAIKWVFHTIPQPGEAGYDTWEDKEAWKHLGGANCWAGMSLEEETGTVFVPTGSIASDFYGGKRPGQNLFGDCILALDAATGKRIWHFQTVHHDLWDRDPPGAPVLVNLTKDGQKIKALAQTTKTGFIYLLDRASGKPVYPVEEHPVPTTSELAGEQPFPTQPYPTFPRPFVRQSLTVADLNDLVSDSSYQDLKQRLAGYRTGYIFNPPSKQGTVIFPGFDGGAEWGGPAYDPGTGILYVNANEMPWILTMIEAKETSRKEENYITAGKRLYKSNCMACHGPERQGGGNYPSLLAANKKYNQETFHQLISAGRGMMPAFNQLTDQEKDAIASFILDMKGKQSQKFVFEDKTADSYLHLPYTNTGYNKFLTKEGYPAVKPPWGTLTAINLNTGEFVWKNTLGDYPAFKAKGIHTGTENYGGPVVTAGGLLFIAATRDNKMRAFNKSNGKLLWEAELPASGFATPAVYSVNGKQYVVIACGGGKLKTISGDAYVAFALP, encoded by the coding sequence ATGAAATGTTTAAAAAGTTCAGATTACCAGATATGCTGGCTACTGGTTTTATTATCGATTTTGCATGCCTCGTGTAAGCAAGGCAATAAGGATGCCTATGAAGGCTGGACAGTCTATGGCGGTACGAAAGATGCAAGGCATTACTCATCGCTCGCGGCGATCGATACGAGTAACGTGGGGCAGCTGCGGGTTGCCTGGACGTATCGTACCGGAGATGCCGATACCGCCCTTCATACACAGCTACAATGCAACCCGATTGTTATAGATGACATGCTGTATGGCACTACCCCTAAAATGAAATTATTCGCATTGCATGCGGCAACGGGGCAACAAGCCTGGGTTTTTGATCCCGCTACCAATATCCGGCCAGCTACTAATGCGGGCGCTAACCTGGCGGCATTATTCTCAAATACCGGCCGTGGCCTTACCTACTGGACCGACGGCAAGGATGATAAAAGAGTATTTTATACTGCCGGGCCTTATCTCATTTGTCTGAATGCGGCCGATGGCAGCCCTGTTCCGGCCTTCGGTAATAAAGGCTGGGTTGATCTCCATGATGGATTAGGGTTTGACGTGAAGGACCGTTTTATTACGTCCAATACGCCTGGTATCATTTATAAAGATCTCCTGATTGTCGGCTCCCGTGTAGCGGAAGATGCCACGGCAGCTCCTGGTCATATCAGGGCGTACGATGTTCACACGGGAGCGATAAAATGGGTATTTCACACCATTCCTCAACCTGGCGAAGCCGGTTATGATACCTGGGAGGATAAAGAGGCATGGAAGCATCTCGGAGGGGCGAACTGCTGGGCAGGTATGAGTCTGGAAGAAGAGACGGGAACCGTATTTGTGCCCACCGGCTCTATTGCATCTGATTTCTATGGCGGAAAGCGGCCGGGCCAGAATCTGTTCGGCGACTGTATCCTGGCACTGGATGCTGCCACGGGTAAGCGTATCTGGCATTTTCAGACGGTGCATCATGATCTGTGGGACAGAGATCCGCCGGGAGCTCCTGTATTAGTCAATCTTACGAAGGACGGGCAAAAAATTAAGGCACTGGCACAGACAACCAAGACAGGGTTCATCTACTTGCTGGACAGGGCTTCCGGCAAACCTGTTTATCCTGTGGAGGAACATCCTGTACCTACTACTTCTGAACTGGCAGGGGAACAACCATTTCCTACCCAACCCTACCCAACCTTTCCCAGGCCTTTTGTACGACAATCACTCACAGTTGCTGATCTGAATGACCTGGTGTCAGACTCCTCCTACCAGGATCTTAAACAGCGCCTGGCAGGATACAGGACGGGGTATATTTTCAATCCGCCGTCAAAACAGGGCACTGTCATTTTCCCCGGCTTTGACGGAGGGGCAGAATGGGGCGGTCCTGCGTATGATCCCGGCACAGGAATATTATATGTCAATGCGAACGAAATGCCCTGGATCCTGACAATGATTGAGGCAAAGGAAACATCAAGAAAAGAAGAAAATTATATAACAGCGGGTAAGAGGCTGTACAAATCGAATTGTATGGCCTGTCACGGTCCTGAAAGACAGGGAGGAGGTAATTATCCATCCCTGTTGGCGGCGAACAAAAAGTACAATCAGGAGACATTCCATCAACTAATTTCTGCCGGCAGGGGAATGATGCCTGCCTTTAATCAGCTTACAGATCAGGAAAAAGACGCTATCGCCTCTTTTATCCTTGATATGAAAGGCAAACAATCACAAAAATTCGTCTTCGAAGACAAAACAGCTGATAGTTATCTACATCTCCCCTACACGAACACCGGTTATAATAAGTTTCTTACCAAAGAAGGCTATCCGGCCGTGAAGCCACCCTGGGGTACGCTGACAGCTATTAATCTCAATACGGGAGAATTTGTCTGGAAAAACACTTTAGGCGATTATCCGGCATTCAAGGCGAAGGGCATACATACCGGCACTGAAAATTATGGCGGACCGGTTGTTACAGCGGGAGGACTGCTGTTTATTGCGGCTACCAGGGATAACAAAATGAGGGCATTTAATAAAAGTAACGGGAAATTGTTATGGGAGGCTGAGTTACCGGCATCCGGGTTTGCGACACCTGCTGTTTATTCCGTAAATGGTAAACAATATGTAGTGATCGCCTGTGGTGGCGGCAAACTGAAAACAATATCGGGAGACGCTTATGTGGCTTTTGCACTTCCCTGA
- a CDS encoding HD domain-containing protein: protein MILDIKVPDSAIARQAAEFARSVSNEMLFNHLMRCYYFAELLARKENSKADRELIFISAILHDLGFTDAGRGHNRFEIEGAHAARNFLLKHGVSDERSWRVWHNIALHVGDINLFKDETTRLMQLGILYDLTALPPEISIDPKDLQVVLQHYPRLGFKQGFLAFFQDELDRKQPYPHRFHMCTCIEHHRSGTLKIPVPEEFLGEAPFDE from the coding sequence ATGATCCTGGACATTAAAGTGCCTGATTCGGCTATAGCCCGACAGGCAGCGGAATTTGCCCGCTCGGTTTCTAATGAAATGCTCTTCAACCACCTTATGCGTTGCTATTACTTTGCCGAACTGCTCGCCCGAAAGGAGAATTCAAAAGCCGACAGAGAATTGATATTCATTTCTGCAATATTACACGATTTGGGATTTACTGATGCTGGACGTGGCCATAACCGCTTTGAGATCGAAGGTGCGCACGCGGCGAGGAATTTCCTGCTCAAACATGGTGTGTCAGATGAACGTTCGTGGAGGGTCTGGCATAACATAGCATTGCATGTTGGCGATATTAATCTTTTCAAAGATGAAACAACTCGGTTGATGCAGCTTGGTATTCTCTATGATCTGACCGCTTTGCCGCCTGAAATAAGTATTGATCCTAAAGATTTACAAGTAGTTCTTCAACATTACCCAAGGTTAGGGTTCAAGCAAGGGTTTCTGGCATTTTTTCAGGATGAATTGGACCGTAAGCAGCCATATCCACATCGTTTTCATATGTGTACGTGTATAGAGCACCATCGTTCCGGAACACTTAAAATTCCTGTTCCTGAAGAGTTTCTTGGTGAAGCGCCATTTGACGAGTAA
- a CDS encoding HD domain-containing protein — translation MMLNFELPDTQVVRQAHDLIRSTSNNMLYNHLMRCYYFAELFALQENSKADRELIFLSTTMHDLGFTDVGRGPNRFEIEGAHAARRYLKAWGVSDDRTWKVWTNIAAHTWDINLFKEDESRISQLGILYDVIALPPELKLNPQDVAEIVKRYPRLDFKRGFYEMHREELNAKTPYPHRFHMCTCIAHEQGQKLEIPDPKAWLNGAPFDE, via the coding sequence ATGATGCTTAATTTTGAACTGCCGGACACACAAGTAGTCCGGCAAGCACACGATCTGATTCGCTCTACGTCAAATAATATGCTGTATAATCACCTGATGCGTTGTTACTATTTTGCTGAACTTTTCGCTCTTCAGGAAAATTCAAAAGCCGACCGTGAACTTATCTTCTTGTCGACGACCATGCATGATTTAGGTTTTACAGACGTCGGCCGCGGGCCCAATCGTTTTGAAATTGAAGGGGCACATGCAGCTCGTCGATATCTGAAAGCCTGGGGAGTATCCGATGATCGTACATGGAAAGTATGGACAAATATTGCTGCACATACCTGGGATATCAATTTATTTAAAGAAGATGAATCCCGGATTTCCCAGCTGGGAATATTATATGATGTCATTGCATTGCCGCCAGAACTTAAACTCAATCCACAGGATGTAGCAGAAATAGTGAAGCGCTACCCTCGTCTGGATTTTAAACGAGGGTTCTATGAGATGCACCGTGAGGAACTGAACGCTAAAACGCCTTATCCACACCGTTTTCATATGTGTACCTGTATCGCACATGAGCAAGGACAGAAACTTGAAATTCCCGATCCGAAAGCCTGGCTAAATGGCGCTCCGTTCGATGAATAG